The bacterium sequence ACTGTTTATCAGCTCTGATTTTAAACCGATTATATATAATACTTGTTATTATTCTTGTGCTGAGCGCCCTGATGGGCTGTTCGAAAACGGTGAAAAAAGAGTCGGAAGTCGATACTATTAAAAATCACTATCTGAGCGGGCTTCAGAAACTCGACAAAAAAGACTTTAAAGGCGCCGAAGAGGATTTTAACCGTACTGTCCGGCTTGATAAAAAATCCCCTGTGGGATATACCGGGCTTGCTCTGCTTGAAATGGAGCGTTCCGATTATAAACGAGCCCTGAAAATGGTGAATAAAGCCATTGAATATGACCCGAACAGTGTGGATGCCCTGATAACACGGGGCAGAATTATCACTGCGCGGGAGAAAGATGGGTGGTTTGACGATGCCCGGGCATCGTTTACCAGGGCGCTTGCCATTGCGGCGGACAACGATGCAGCCCTCTTTTATTGTGCTGAAAGTTATCTGAAATCCCTTGATTTTACCGAGGCTCTTAGCTGGTATGGCCAGGCAGTGAAGAAGAATGGTCCGCTGAAAGACCGGGCCGCGGCGAAATACGCTCTGGTTAAAAGAATTATCGAGGTCGATCCGGTATCAGAGATAGGGAAACAGAAGTGTCTTCTCGATAAAA is a genomic window containing:
- a CDS encoding S-layer homology domain-containing protein, whose product is MGCSKTVKKESEVDTIKNHYLSGLQKLDKKDFKGAEEDFNRTVRLDKKSPVGYTGLALLEMERSDYKRALKMVNKAIEYDPNSVDALITRGRIITAREKDGWFDDARASFTRALAIAADNDAALFYCAESYLKSLDFTEALSWYGQAVKKNGPLKDRAAAKYALVKRIIEVDPVSEIGKQKCLLDKITRADLCEFLVEEFKIKARVEHHQPTVFEKIYGDNLSRKKAKEITPSDISSAGAKQSILDVIPLHISDIDILPGGRFYPSRNVTRAQLAMVVQGILVLLRDDSSIATRYVGTESLFPDVRPDYYAYNAVMLCVNEDIMKPVSPDNEFNPDAPVSGVDVIGTFQNLSAVLE